One Gossypium hirsutum isolate 1008001.06 chromosome A11, Gossypium_hirsutum_v2.1, whole genome shotgun sequence genomic window carries:
- the LOC107924711 gene encoding uncharacterized protein isoform X7: protein MEISIQHGRHCLSFVGLILWSVSNQLIGSRFTGKLMCRNSCLDEAAEIALLPSFIGCLENILQYIGYVDDMSNLASDYLKLSYHCQQFGCYARRLRLQNVLCVLESCQLLKKSNLQSLVVQWIRSSEHVAGLCKLLNQNSRTLTSLEFVHCKISSTYMDTICGSLCSSGAETHQIHHFSISSSSFDEIDPVSLAHSLASFLSSGRSLRSLKLCDNNLDRNFAKSVFSTLLDSSCSLTSFDLSENNISGWLSIFNWKSNAFLSSSGVTKSLQSLRILKLGGNNLQKDDAGNLRYVLVQMPSLEILDLSDNPIEDDGIRSAKSLIPYFAEASKSCSPLTDLNLGSCELSSDGVILLLDVLSTLARPLNYLSLADNGLGSQVAEALGKFWGTSIQVLNVEGIGLGPSGFRKLRDIRMENLKLVKLNISKNRGGIETAKFLSKLILHAPKLVAVNAAYNLMPAESLPLICSALKTAKGHVEQVDLRGNICEYQPSHDTMLAEFQHNGKPILILPSSVALNVPYDDDP from the exons ATGGAAATTTCGATACAGCATGGAAGGCATTGTTTAAGTTTCGTTGGCCTGATCTTGTGGAGTGTGTCAAACCAGTTGATTGGCAGCAGATTTACTGGGAAACTCATGTGCAGAA ACAGTTGCCTAGATGAAGCAGCAGAGATAGCTTTGCTTCCATCATTTATTGGATGCCTTG AGAATATACTGCAATACATTGGGTATGTGGATGATATGAGTAACTTGGCTTCAGATTACTTGAAATTATCTTACCACTGCCAGCAATTTGGGTGTTATGCTAG ACGGTTGAGACTTCAAAATGTGCTCTGTGTTTTAGAATCTTGT CAACTTTTGAAGAAGTCCAACTTGCAAAGCTTGGTGGTACAGTGGATCAGATCCTCAGAACAT GTTGCTGGATTATGCAAACTTCTCAATCAGAATTCTAGAACGTTAACATCACTTGAATTTGTACACTGCAAGATCTCTTCCACCTATATGGACACAATTTGTGGTTCCTTGTGCTCAAGTGGTGCAGAAACTCACCAAATACATCACTTCTCCATTAGCTCTTCAAGCTTTGATGAGATTGATCCAGTTTCCCTGGCTCATAGCCTTGCATCATTTCTATCATCAGGAAG GTCCTTGCGGTCATTAAAGCTATGTGACAACAACCTGGATCGGAATTTTGCCAAAAGTGTTTTTAGTACACTACTGGATTCTTCGTGCAGTCTAACAAGCTTTGACCTTTCAGAAAACAAT ATATCTGGATGGCTTTCTATTTTCAACTGGAAATCAAATGCCTTTCTGTCATCTTCTGGAGTGACCAAATCTTTGCAGTCATTACGCATCCTCAAGCTAGG GGGTAATAATCTACAGAAAGATGATGCTGGTAATCTAAGATATGTCCTGGTTCAAATGCCAAGCTTGGAGATTTTGGATCTTAGTGACAATCCAATTGAAGATGATGGCATCAGGTCTGCAAA AAGTTTAATCCCTTATTTTGCTGAAGCATCTAAAAGTTGCTCTCCCTTGACGGATTTGAATCTGGGGAGTTGTGAGCTTTCCAGTGATGGAGTGATTCTACTTCTGGATGTCCTATCAACCTTAGCGAGACCATTGAATTATCTCTCTCTTGCTGATAATGGCCTTGGCAG CCAAGTAGCAGAAGCTTTGGGAAAGTTTTGGGGTACATCTATCCAAGTACTTAATGTCGAAGGTATAGGACTGGGTCCATCAGGATTTCGGAAACTAAGAGATATAAGAATGGAGAACTTGAAGCTTGTTAAACTTAACATAAG CAAAAATCGTGGTGGGATTGAAACTGCAAAGTTTTTGTCAAAGCTCATTCTCCATGCTCCTAAACTTGTTGCAGTCAATGCAGCATATAATCTCATGCCTGCAGAATCCTTGCCGTTAATATGCTCTGCACTGAAAACTGCAAAAG GTCATGTGGAGCAAGTGGACTTGAGGGGGAATATCTGTGAGTATCAGCCCTCCCATGATACCATGCTCGCTGAATTTCAACATAACGGAAAGCCTATTTTGATTCTTCCATCGTCGGTAGCCTTAAACGTACCTTATGATGATGACCCGTAG